In one Cellulomonas sp. JZ18 genomic region, the following are encoded:
- a CDS encoding DUF4194 domain-containing protein translates to MSETTDLTDVEEAPGDVAAEEREAAFIAPVPMEEDPAELFAGDTGTLDADVRRVLVRLLQRRFLLAERSPAQWRTLLENQHVVESRLHDLFVRLVVDHERGVAYKQQVRSAELDVPVLLRDDAYSRAETLVLVHLRTVYQRGQGAGQTSVRVDVEEIEQTALTYFDADDTNVAAHQREIRAAVARLAKEGIVEEESEGRYRVSPLVEIVLSTERLGELRTWLRAQTEVAR, encoded by the coding sequence ATGAGTGAGACGACGGACCTGACGGACGTCGAGGAGGCGCCCGGCGACGTCGCCGCCGAGGAGCGCGAGGCGGCGTTCATCGCCCCCGTGCCCATGGAGGAGGACCCCGCCGAGCTGTTCGCGGGGGACACCGGCACGCTCGACGCCGACGTGCGGCGCGTGCTCGTGCGCCTGCTGCAGCGCCGGTTCCTGCTGGCCGAGCGCAGCCCCGCCCAGTGGCGCACGCTCCTGGAGAACCAGCACGTCGTCGAGTCGCGCCTGCACGACCTGTTCGTCCGGCTCGTCGTCGACCACGAGCGCGGCGTCGCGTACAAGCAGCAGGTGCGCTCGGCGGAGCTCGACGTGCCGGTGCTGCTGCGCGACGACGCCTACAGCCGCGCCGAGACCCTCGTCCTCGTGCACCTGCGCACGGTCTACCAGCGCGGGCAGGGCGCCGGGCAGACGTCGGTGCGGGTGGACGTCGAGGAGATCGAGCAGACCGCGCTGACGTACTTCGACGCCGACGACACGAACGTCGCCGCCCACCAGCGCGAGATCCGCGCCGCCGTCGCGCGCCTGGCCAAGGAGGGCATCGTCGAGGAGGAGTCCGAGGGGCGCTACCGCGTGTCGCCGCTCGTGGAGATCGTGCTGAGCACCGAGCGGCTCGGCGAGCTGCGCACGTGGCTGCGCGCGCAGACGGAGGTGGCCCGATGA
- a CDS encoding phosphoesterase PA-phosphatase: MAGERGTRVHEDLRAAWQAGSPWRRAARAVASAAVLALPVAAVAWAVRAQSSTVHRLDVRAVAAATDATRDAPALHDALVVGQEVTQPVWLVLAGCALCGWVWRRHGLPTRALWGAVTLLVSWGTTAAVKLLVQRARPTVHDPLAHADGFSFPSGHANMAATAGVVLTVVAWPVLGRRGRVVVPAVAGAWRP; encoded by the coding sequence ATGGCGGGGGAGCGAGGGACGCGGGTGCACGAGGACCTGCGGGCGGCGTGGCAGGCCGGGTCGCCGTGGCGGCGGGCGGCACGCGCCGTCGCGTCGGCCGCGGTGCTGGCGCTGCCCGTGGCCGCCGTCGCGTGGGCGGTGCGCGCGCAGTCCTCGACCGTGCACCGCCTCGACGTGCGGGCGGTGGCGGCGGCGACGGATGCGACGCGCGACGCGCCGGCCCTGCACGACGCGCTCGTCGTCGGGCAGGAGGTGACGCAGCCGGTCTGGCTCGTGCTCGCGGGGTGCGCGCTGTGCGGCTGGGTGTGGCGCCGGCACGGTCTGCCGACGCGTGCGCTGTGGGGCGCCGTCACGCTGCTCGTGTCGTGGGGGACGACGGCGGCGGTGAAGCTGCTCGTGCAGCGGGCGCGGCCCACCGTGCACGACCCGCTCGCGCACGCGGACGGGTTCAGCTTCCCGTCGGGGCACGCGAACATGGCCGCGACCGCGGGCGTCGTGCTCACGGTCGTCGCGTGGCCCGTCCTGGGGCGTCGGGGACGCGTCGTGGTCCCGGCGGTCGCGGGGGCGTGGCGGCCGTGA
- a CDS encoding phosphatase PAP2 family protein: MTAADRVLLGVHHPSDVVAGLLLGAAVAVGSWSAYRGSARAGWATPTRGRAARAGMAPAPEPVP, from the coding sequence GTGACCGCGGCGGACCGCGTGCTGCTGGGCGTGCACCACCCGTCGGACGTCGTCGCCGGGCTGCTGCTGGGTGCCGCGGTCGCGGTCGGCTCGTGGTCCGCGTACCGGGGGAGCGCTCGGGCGGGCTGGGCGACGCCCACCCGCGGCCGGGCCGCCCGGGCCGGCATGGCGCCCGCCCCGGAGCCGGTGCCGTGA
- a CDS encoding ATP-binding protein, producing MTMVDTLFGLVPSASTGQQWVARDLQLVNWGGYDGHHRVRLASTATLLSGGSGSGKSTLMDAYIALLMPHTTPFNGASNGGVVGRPRGKDQRNILSYARGKLDESRTDDGTRERVLRGDGRDTWTAIGMTWADQSGAELTAVRAWYVPSAARTLEDVVAVRATVDGAFDLRELEAAAAQRLARPAVTATGLACFDTDREFTARLHTSLGIGASGDGGKAVALLGRIQAGQQITTVDALYKAMVLEEPDTFATADAVVEQFDKLSGTREQMVTARQQVRALEPIREHRAAIEAGAERLRVIEAIGRFEDAGSPAALWRDERRLALVRDVEADLQRRHGQAQRLALETSARIDAARSELDGVRETLWASGGDQLARAQRELRVVGSRLEEVGRARRRLDEVLTGALGAGVGTQAEFEALVARAQAALQDTDAKESARRALFDAMSERKEAAADLAALRGEAAAAARRRDNLPEDLHAARAALAAAAGLTVDDLPFVAELVEVRTEHEPWREAFNLALGGFATLLLIDVAHLQAFRRAIDTVPVARRIRFEGVPTGLRDDAGVDARTLPGRLDYRTSPFTGWLKGELASRYAYVCVDTPGELAQHAKALTRTGQVSEGTRGAHGGQGWANVLGFTNTRRLAHLEEQVARAEQRLVVAEAQVAEAGTRMDRHEAALRAYATVLEVTWEQVDVDAVEAERARWDRVVTEVTAGNPEVVRLQGRAAELDVLVQDLTERLGRTKGDAEDLERRWSATTDEVDAAQLALDAAQEAGTTLDPAHRAYLDGLLDDAPDTRAGAEQGDPVAVLAAFDAVVARAADVLRADRQAAQQAVATARDALRRTFETFVERWHDPNLGTDPDTSYADFERILTELETNGLHELEAEWRKSLLRLSGNDLTDLHNALARSVREIKERIGPVNEILADLPFADDDHRLRIDARDTQSAVVARFRKELRDLRELLATEATDAERERRYARMAKVVDRIRRTSPDFADLVDVRRHVRLSAEKVDLDGNHVALYDHIGEKSGGESQELVAFIVGAALRYQLGDAGAERPRYAPVFLDEALIKADARFTGRAIGAWRGLGFQLVIGAPNDKFSALEPHVDVAYVVLKDASGRSRTTPVAGVAQDAAGG from the coding sequence ATGACGATGGTCGACACGCTGTTCGGGCTCGTGCCGTCCGCGTCGACGGGGCAGCAGTGGGTCGCGCGCGACCTGCAGCTGGTCAACTGGGGCGGCTACGACGGGCACCACCGGGTGCGCCTCGCGTCGACGGCGACGCTGCTGTCCGGCGGGTCCGGCTCCGGCAAGTCCACGCTCATGGACGCGTACATCGCGCTGCTCATGCCGCACACGACGCCGTTCAACGGCGCCTCGAACGGCGGCGTCGTCGGGCGTCCGCGCGGCAAGGACCAGCGCAACATCCTGTCCTACGCGCGGGGCAAGCTCGACGAGTCCCGCACGGACGACGGCACGCGCGAGCGCGTGCTGCGCGGCGACGGCCGGGACACGTGGACCGCGATCGGCATGACGTGGGCGGACCAGTCCGGCGCCGAGCTGACGGCCGTGCGGGCCTGGTACGTGCCGTCGGCGGCCCGCACGCTCGAGGACGTCGTCGCGGTCCGCGCGACCGTCGACGGCGCGTTCGACCTGCGGGAGCTGGAGGCCGCCGCGGCGCAGCGGCTCGCGCGCCCGGCGGTCACCGCGACGGGGCTCGCGTGCTTCGACACCGACCGGGAGTTCACCGCCCGCCTGCACACGTCCCTCGGCATCGGCGCGTCGGGGGACGGCGGCAAGGCTGTCGCGCTGCTCGGCCGCATCCAGGCCGGTCAGCAGATCACCACCGTCGACGCCCTGTACAAGGCGATGGTGCTCGAGGAGCCCGACACGTTCGCGACGGCCGACGCCGTGGTCGAGCAGTTCGACAAGCTCAGCGGCACCCGCGAGCAGATGGTCACGGCCCGGCAGCAGGTGCGGGCGCTGGAGCCGATCCGCGAGCACCGCGCGGCCATCGAGGCGGGCGCCGAGCGGCTGCGCGTCATCGAGGCGATCGGCCGGTTCGAGGACGCCGGCTCGCCGGCCGCGCTGTGGCGTGACGAGCGCCGCCTCGCGCTGGTGCGCGACGTCGAGGCGGACCTGCAGCGACGGCACGGGCAGGCCCAGCGGCTCGCCCTGGAGACGAGCGCCCGCATCGACGCGGCGCGCTCCGAGCTCGACGGCGTCCGGGAGACGCTGTGGGCGTCCGGCGGGGACCAGCTGGCCCGCGCCCAGCGCGAGCTGCGCGTGGTCGGGTCCCGGCTGGAGGAGGTCGGCCGGGCCCGGCGTCGCCTCGACGAGGTGCTCACCGGTGCCCTCGGGGCGGGCGTGGGGACGCAGGCCGAGTTCGAGGCCCTCGTCGCGCGCGCGCAGGCCGCCCTGCAGGACACCGACGCGAAGGAGTCGGCCCGGCGGGCGCTGTTCGACGCCATGTCGGAGCGCAAGGAGGCCGCCGCCGACCTCGCCGCCCTGCGGGGCGAGGCGGCCGCCGCGGCACGGCGTCGCGACAACCTGCCCGAGGACCTGCACGCCGCGCGGGCCGCGCTCGCCGCCGCCGCCGGGCTCACCGTCGACGACCTGCCGTTCGTCGCCGAGCTCGTCGAGGTCCGCACCGAGCACGAGCCGTGGCGGGAGGCGTTCAACCTCGCCCTGGGCGGGTTCGCGACGCTGCTGCTCATCGACGTGGCGCACCTGCAGGCGTTCCGGCGCGCGATCGACACCGTCCCGGTCGCGCGGCGCATCCGCTTCGAGGGCGTCCCGACGGGGCTGCGGGACGACGCGGGCGTCGACGCGCGCACGCTCCCGGGCCGGCTCGACTACCGCACGAGCCCCTTCACCGGCTGGCTCAAGGGCGAGCTCGCGTCGCGGTACGCGTACGTGTGCGTCGACACCCCCGGCGAGCTGGCGCAGCACGCGAAGGCGCTGACGCGTACCGGGCAGGTGTCGGAGGGCACCCGCGGCGCGCACGGCGGGCAGGGGTGGGCGAACGTCCTCGGCTTCACGAACACGCGCCGCCTGGCGCACCTGGAGGAGCAGGTCGCCCGCGCGGAGCAGCGGCTGGTCGTCGCGGAGGCGCAGGTCGCCGAGGCGGGCACCCGGATGGACCGGCACGAGGCCGCGCTGCGCGCGTACGCGACGGTGCTCGAGGTGACCTGGGAGCAGGTCGACGTGGACGCCGTGGAGGCCGAGCGGGCCCGCTGGGACCGCGTCGTCACCGAGGTCACGGCCGGCAACCCGGAGGTGGTGCGCCTGCAGGGGCGCGCCGCGGAGCTCGACGTCCTCGTGCAGGACCTGACCGAGCGGCTCGGGCGGACCAAGGGCGACGCCGAGGACCTGGAGCGGCGCTGGTCCGCCACGACCGACGAGGTCGACGCCGCCCAGCTCGCGCTGGACGCCGCGCAGGAGGCGGGCACCACCCTCGACCCCGCGCACCGCGCCTACCTCGACGGGCTGCTCGACGACGCGCCGGACACCCGGGCGGGGGCCGAGCAGGGCGACCCGGTCGCCGTCCTCGCCGCGTTCGACGCGGTCGTCGCGCGCGCCGCCGACGTGCTGCGGGCGGACCGCCAGGCGGCGCAGCAGGCGGTCGCGACCGCACGCGACGCCCTGCGGCGGACCTTCGAGACGTTCGTCGAGCGCTGGCACGACCCCAACCTCGGCACGGACCCCGACACCTCGTACGCCGACTTCGAGCGCATCCTCACCGAGCTCGAGACGAACGGGCTGCACGAGCTCGAGGCGGAGTGGCGCAAGAGCCTGCTGCGCCTGTCCGGCAACGACCTCACGGACCTGCACAACGCGCTCGCCCGGTCCGTGCGCGAGATCAAGGAGCGCATCGGCCCGGTCAACGAGATCCTCGCGGACCTGCCGTTCGCGGACGACGACCACCGGCTGCGCATCGACGCCCGCGACACCCAGTCCGCGGTCGTCGCCCGCTTCCGCAAGGAGCTGCGCGACCTGCGCGAGCTGCTCGCCACGGAGGCCACTGACGCCGAGCGGGAGCGCCGCTACGCGCGCATGGCGAAGGTCGTCGACCGCATCCGGCGCACGTCGCCGGACTTCGCGGACCTGGTCGACGTGCGCCGGCACGTGCGCCTGTCGGCGGAGAAGGTCGACCTCGACGGCAACCACGTCGCGCTGTACGACCACATCGGCGAGAAGTCCGGCGGTGAGTCGCAGGAGCTGGTCGCGTTCATCGTCGGCGCGGCGCTGCGCTACCAGCTCGGTGACGCCGGTGCGGAGCGTCCCCGCTACGCGCCCGTGTTCCTCGACGAGGCGCTCATCAAGGCGGACGCCCGGTTCACGGGCCGCGCGATCGGCGCCTGGCGCGGCCTGGGCTTCCAGCTCGTCATCGGTGCCCCGAACGACAAGTTCAGCGCGCTGGAGCCGCACGTCGACGTCGCGTACGTCGTGCTCAAGGACGCGTCGGGGCGGTCGCGCACGACGCCGGTGGCGGGCGTGGCGCAGGACGCCGCGGGCGGGTGA
- a CDS encoding AI-2E family transporter: protein MADVTNASRPRASAVNPVARRVAGGRRNPHVVGADEPAPRWLRQAAGVSWRLLVVVAAVVLVFYATSRVQLLFVAVFLALVFTAVLRPLVDGMGRVMPRGLATALALLAGILFFLGMLTYVGFSIATQWNDLARQFETGIDQITDFLESGALPFTITNDQIVEWIDNGVAWVQEHAGDIASQAAASAGSVVEGFTALALATFCTVFFLARGTQMWTWFLNQLPMRVRETWVTAGGAGWYTFSGYTRGTVIIAITDGVLAFVLLTVLGVPLAAPLAVLVLIGAFIPLIGAPAAMVVAMIVALAANGLWSAVFVGIGIALIGQLEGHILQPLIMGKQVSLHPVVVALAVTAGTLTAGILGAVIAVPLVAVAWAIYSRLRTLDPPMDEEDADEEAEPGDEVPDEDAPGPRGTPLTSPSS from the coding sequence ATGGCCGACGTGACGAACGCCTCGCGCCCGCGCGCGAGCGCGGTCAACCCCGTGGCGCGGCGGGTCGCGGGTGGACGCCGCAACCCGCACGTCGTGGGCGCGGACGAGCCCGCACCGCGCTGGCTGCGGCAGGCGGCCGGCGTGTCGTGGCGGCTGCTCGTGGTGGTGGCGGCGGTCGTGCTCGTGTTCTACGCCACCTCGCGCGTGCAGCTGCTGTTCGTCGCCGTCTTCCTCGCGCTGGTGTTCACCGCGGTGCTGCGCCCCCTCGTCGACGGCATGGGCCGGGTCATGCCGCGGGGCCTCGCGACGGCGCTCGCCCTGCTCGCCGGGATCCTGTTCTTCCTCGGCATGCTCACGTACGTCGGTTTCTCGATCGCGACGCAGTGGAACGACCTGGCGCGGCAGTTCGAGACCGGCATCGACCAGATCACCGACTTCCTCGAGAGCGGCGCGCTGCCCTTCACCATCACGAACGACCAGATCGTCGAGTGGATCGACAACGGGGTGGCGTGGGTGCAGGAGCACGCCGGCGACATCGCCTCGCAGGCCGCCGCCAGCGCGGGTTCGGTCGTCGAGGGCTTCACGGCCCTGGCGCTGGCGACGTTCTGCACCGTGTTCTTCCTCGCGCGCGGCACGCAGATGTGGACGTGGTTCCTCAACCAGCTGCCCATGCGGGTGCGCGAGACCTGGGTCACCGCGGGCGGGGCCGGGTGGTACACGTTCTCCGGGTACACGCGCGGGACCGTGATCATCGCCATCACCGACGGCGTCCTCGCGTTCGTGCTCCTGACGGTGCTGGGCGTGCCGCTGGCGGCGCCGCTGGCCGTGCTCGTCCTCATCGGCGCCTTCATCCCGCTCATCGGCGCGCCCGCCGCCATGGTCGTCGCGATGATCGTGGCGCTCGCCGCGAACGGTCTGTGGAGCGCGGTGTTCGTCGGGATCGGCATCGCGCTGATCGGTCAGCTCGAGGGGCACATCCTCCAGCCGCTCATCATGGGCAAGCAGGTGTCGCTGCACCCGGTCGTCGTCGCGCTGGCGGTCACGGCGGGCACGCTCACGGCGGGGATCCTCGGCGCCGTCATCGCCGTCCCCCTCGTGGCCGTCGCGTGGGCGATCTACTCCCGGCTGCGCACCCTCGACCCGCCGATGGACGAGGAGGACGCCGACGAGGAGGCCGAGCCGGGTGACGAGGTCCCGGACGAGGACGCGCCCGGCCCGCGCGGGACGCCGCTCACCTCGCCCTCGTCCTGA
- a CDS encoding GyrI-like domain-containing protein: MPLDLKREIPAYRARRGTPELVTVPPLQYLMVDGHGDPNTAPEYQDALRTLYPVAYTLKFLSRRELGRDHVVMPLEALWWADDMAAFTTARDKSRWSWTAMILVPDWITAEHVEDARATVAAKGGAPALDALRLERLDEGLCVQTLHVGPYDAEGPVLAEIHDRFVPDHGLRMTGRHHEVYLSDARRTAPERLRTILRQPVTRDAADG; encoded by the coding sequence GTGCCGCTGGACCTCAAGAGGGAGATCCCCGCCTACCGCGCCCGGCGCGGCACGCCGGAGCTCGTCACCGTCCCGCCGCTGCAGTACCTCATGGTCGACGGCCACGGGGACCCCAACACGGCGCCGGAGTACCAGGACGCCCTGCGCACGCTCTACCCGGTGGCGTACACGCTCAAGTTCCTCAGCCGGCGCGAGCTCGGGCGCGACCACGTCGTGATGCCGCTCGAGGCGCTGTGGTGGGCCGACGACATGGCGGCGTTCACGACCGCCCGCGACAAGTCCCGGTGGAGCTGGACCGCGATGATCCTGGTCCCCGACTGGATCACCGCCGAGCACGTCGAGGACGCGCGCGCCACGGTCGCCGCCAAGGGCGGTGCCCCCGCGCTGGACGCGCTGCGCCTCGAGCGGCTCGACGAGGGCCTGTGCGTCCAGACGCTGCACGTCGGCCCCTACGACGCCGAGGGTCCCGTGCTGGCGGAGATCCACGACCGCTTCGTGCCGGACCACGGCCTGCGGATGACGGGCCGGCACCACGAGGTCTACCTCAGCGACGCGCGCCGGACCGCGCCCGAGCGGCTGCGCACGATCCTGCGCCAGCCGGTGACGCGGGACGCCGCGGACGGGTGA
- a CDS encoding DUF3375 domain-containing protein, producing the protein MITRAEGAYLGAVRAFRNPMLDLLHKRHAPLVVSLLSVLFTAERPTVPVADAHTEIADALDQLRAAGHGDDLPTGSARDLCRQWADAGWLVRQVLDDDVEAYRLSAHAVGALEVAGRAGGARARVSQSRVRTLLDAVERLAQDADPDVLVRIARLDAEIARLREELARLERTGTVDPVDDETLLEEAENVLHLVRELPADFARVAESIKAMQRDVVTALRQDERPTGAVLREYLERGEHVMESTAEGRAFAGALRLIGDPQRLDALAGQIDVVLRHRFTRRLPAQQRTELREIVRRIEQGLDQVFAAQREASYVITAQVRHHDPLRDRQVDALLRDVMAGLQEWVPGARRGQPVDPLRRLPVAEVEHLRQSVGDPRPPEPPAPLVDWDDELDAVAAHDEARAWGGPHYAELEAHLHASAGADGTADVAAAFRSAPSDARRPVDLLGLLEIAHRHGMTETGEVAFVDAVRPDGTARRLAFGAVTTRIGDDDE; encoded by the coding sequence ATGATCACTCGTGCCGAAGGGGCGTACCTGGGCGCCGTGCGCGCGTTCCGGAACCCCATGCTGGACCTGCTGCACAAGCGGCACGCACCCCTCGTGGTGTCCCTGCTGTCGGTCCTCTTCACGGCCGAGCGCCCCACCGTGCCCGTCGCCGACGCGCACACCGAGATCGCCGACGCCCTCGACCAGCTGCGCGCCGCGGGGCACGGCGACGACCTGCCGACCGGGTCGGCCCGCGACCTGTGCCGGCAGTGGGCCGACGCCGGGTGGCTCGTGCGGCAGGTGCTCGACGACGACGTCGAGGCGTACCGGCTGTCCGCGCACGCCGTCGGCGCCCTCGAGGTCGCGGGACGCGCCGGCGGTGCCCGCGCGCGGGTGTCGCAGTCGCGCGTGCGCACGCTCCTCGACGCCGTGGAGCGGCTCGCCCAGGACGCCGACCCGGACGTGCTCGTGCGCATCGCACGCCTCGACGCCGAGATCGCGCGGCTGCGCGAGGAGCTCGCGCGGCTCGAGCGCACCGGCACGGTCGACCCGGTCGACGACGAGACGCTCCTCGAGGAGGCGGAGAACGTCCTGCACCTCGTGCGCGAGCTGCCCGCGGACTTCGCGCGCGTCGCCGAGTCCATCAAGGCCATGCAGCGCGACGTCGTGACGGCCCTGCGCCAGGACGAGCGCCCCACGGGGGCGGTGCTGCGCGAGTACCTCGAACGCGGCGAGCACGTCATGGAGTCGACGGCCGAGGGGCGCGCGTTCGCGGGGGCGCTGCGGCTCATCGGCGACCCGCAGCGCCTCGACGCGCTCGCGGGGCAGATCGACGTCGTGCTGCGGCACCGCTTCACGCGTCGGCTGCCGGCGCAGCAGCGCACCGAGCTGCGCGAGATCGTCCGTCGCATCGAGCAGGGCCTGGACCAGGTGTTCGCCGCGCAGCGGGAGGCGTCCTACGTCATCACGGCGCAGGTGCGTCACCACGACCCGCTGCGCGACCGGCAGGTCGACGCGCTGCTGCGCGACGTGATGGCCGGGCTGCAGGAGTGGGTGCCGGGCGCGCGCCGCGGCCAGCCGGTCGACCCGCTGCGCCGCCTGCCCGTCGCCGAGGTCGAGCACCTGCGCCAGAGCGTCGGTGACCCGCGGCCGCCGGAGCCGCCGGCGCCGCTGGTGGACTGGGACGACGAGCTGGACGCGGTCGCCGCGCACGACGAGGCGCGCGCGTGGGGCGGGCCGCACTACGCGGAGCTGGAGGCGCACCTGCACGCGTCCGCCGGCGCGGACGGGACGGCCGACGTCGCGGCCGCGTTCCGGTCGGCGCCGTCGGACGCGCGCCGGCCCGTGGACCTGCTCGGGCTGCTGGAGATCGCGCACCGGCACGGCATGACGGAGACCGGGGAGGTCGCGTTCGTCGACGCGGTCCGCCCCGACGGGACGGCTCGGCGCCTGGCGTTCGGCGCGGTGACCACGCGGATCGGGGACGACGATGAGTGA
- a CDS encoding ADP-ribosylglycohydrolase family protein, which translates to MSPGGGGDDRLRDHAHGCLAGVALGDALGMPVEGWTRARIAAELGVVDRLLPGTDRGMATGTVTDDTEQTLMLAAALTETGGVPRVDVVVRHLLAWVDAAGPRADAVIGPSTAAALTLLRAGADPRTTGRSGRTNGAAMRVAPVGVVVPTEDLDALVDAVEETCVMSHHTSEALAGAAAVAAVVSSALAQPGADLDGHVAVARAAAALAGRRGTPAAGPRLLAALDAAVEVARTAADDEDFLRRLVDEVGTSVAAVESVPAAVACLVRADADPWRAAVLGASAGGDADTVASMAAGMAGAVAGLDALPAEPLGRVVAVNRLDLAPVAERLVVLRRLRVAT; encoded by the coding sequence GTGAGCCCGGGCGGTGGGGGCGACGACCGGCTGCGGGACCACGCCCACGGCTGCCTCGCCGGCGTCGCGCTCGGGGACGCGCTCGGCATGCCCGTCGAGGGCTGGACCCGCGCCCGCATCGCCGCCGAGCTCGGTGTCGTCGACCGCCTGCTGCCCGGCACCGACCGCGGCATGGCGACGGGGACGGTCACCGACGACACCGAGCAGACCCTCATGCTCGCCGCGGCGCTCACCGAGACGGGCGGCGTCCCGCGGGTGGACGTCGTGGTCCGTCACCTGCTCGCGTGGGTCGACGCCGCGGGGCCCCGGGCGGACGCGGTCATCGGACCCAGCACGGCCGCCGCGCTGACCCTCCTGCGGGCCGGCGCCGACCCGCGCACCACCGGCCGCTCCGGGCGGACGAACGGCGCCGCGATGCGTGTGGCGCCCGTGGGCGTCGTCGTCCCGACGGAGGACCTCGACGCCCTGGTCGACGCCGTCGAGGAGACGTGCGTCATGTCGCACCACACGAGCGAGGCGCTCGCGGGCGCCGCCGCCGTGGCCGCGGTCGTCAGCTCCGCGCTCGCGCAGCCCGGCGCCGACCTGGACGGGCACGTCGCGGTCGCCCGGGCGGCCGCGGCGCTGGCGGGCCGTCGCGGCACGCCCGCCGCCGGGCCGCGCCTGCTCGCCGCGCTCGACGCCGCCGTGGAGGTCGCGCGCACCGCCGCCGACGACGAGGACTTCCTGCGCCGCCTCGTCGACGAGGTCGGCACGTCGGTCGCCGCCGTGGAGTCGGTGCCGGCCGCGGTCGCGTGCCTGGTGCGGGCCGACGCCGACCCGTGGCGCGCGGCGGTGCTGGGGGCGAGCGCGGGCGGGGACGCGGACACGGTGGCGTCCATGGCGGCGGGCATGGCGGGGGCCGTCGCGGGGCTCGACGCGCTCCCGGCCGAGCCGCTCGGGCGCGTCGTCGCCGTGAACAGGCTGGACCTCGCGCCCGTCGCCGAGCGGCTGGTCGTGCTGCGCCGGCTCCGCGTCGCGACGTAG